Part of the Terrisporobacter glycolicus ATCC 14880 = DSM 1288 genome is shown below.
AAACATCAACCACATCTACTCCTGCATTCTTAGCTAATTTACAAAATTCAATTACTTCTTCAATAGTTAAACCATCTTCAACATAATCATCAAATGCATCTATTCTCATAAATAGTGGCATATCTTCTGGTATATTATTACGTATAGCTTCTATACATTCCAATAAAAATCTTGAACGATTTTCAAAAGACCCACCATACTCATCTGTTCTCTTATTAAATGCCTTGCTTAGGAAAGAATGCGGAGTATAGTTGTGTCCTGCATGGAACTCAACCGTATCAAACCCTGCTTCAACTGCACGTTTTGCTGCTGTTCCAAAAGATTCAACAGCTTCTTTAATTATTTCAATACTAGCTCCTGATATTACATAATTAGGAGAGGCTTGAAAATCAGTAGGCAATACAACCATTGCACTTGGATCACCAAATAATACCGCTGATCCTCCTAACCATAATTGGGCACCAATTAACCCACCTTCATTATGAATTGCATCAACTAATTTCTTCATTCCTGGAATGTATTTATCATCAGATAAAGCCAAAAAATTCTTTGGTGATGATTTACTGTATACAGAACATACTTCTGTAAAGTTTAAACCATTTCCACCTTTAGCTCTGGCTACATGATAATCAATCAGTTGATCAGTTACATAGCTATCTCCATTAAGCATTTTTGTCCCCATAGCAGGAAATATAACCCTATTTTTTATCTCCAATCCCCTTATTTTTATAGAATTAAATAAATGATTATAATACATAATATCCCCCTTAAAATTTATTTTTTATCAAATTAATATTCTTGTTTTACTTTATTATATTCCATCATTATATTTTAATCAATATGTTTAAAACAAAATGTTTTAATTTCATAAAAAAAGAATATATTTGCATTTTCAAATATATTCTGGCTCACTTAACTGTTTTTTAGCATATTTAATATATATCTTATATACTCTATTCTTTTTTCTTTATCATTAATCAATTCATTTTTAAAGTCCTCTGTATTAAAATCACTGGTAGGATAAATAATTGATGATAAAAATACCATCTTTACATATGTAAATCTACTTTCAGATGTTGTAATTACTTTTTTTAAAACTCTATCTAACTTTTTATTTAAAGATTCTGTAATATCTATTATCTCCCTTGATATTTCTTCATCTTCATCCGACTTAGCAGCTTCCCTTTGCATTACAAGCACTCCTGGGTATCTTAATGCATATTCTATTATTTCATTAGCACATAGGATTAACTTTTCTTCATCACTAAGCTCTTCATTATCAAGCTTGGAATATGCTAAAATTGTGTTCTGAATATAAAATTTTTGAACATTTTTTATCATTTCATCTTTACTTCTAAAATAATAATTTATTGCACTTACATTTACTTCTGCTTCCTTTGCTATTGTCCTAATAGGAACATTTAATGAACCATTTTTTCCAAAAAGGTATAGTGCCCTATCTAAAATTTTTTCTTCTATATTTTTAAGCTCTCTCACTTTTTCACCTCATCTAAAAATTTTAATTTATACTTTTTAAGTTTGTAACTACATTGTATTTTCAATCAAACTATTTGTATTTATAGCTTTATACTATATTAACATTTACAAATAATATTATATCATAAGACTATTTATGAAAATTACTTTTCTATATACTAACATCAATTCATTGTTGTCAAAGCAATAATAACTATATAATATACACTAAAATATCATCATATAAACTATCACCGTACTTTGCAATTGTTTTATCACATAAAAATAGAACGATTAATATCGTCCTATTTTCATTCAAAAGTTTTTTATATAAGATTTAAAATCTGTTTCATATTTTTCATCATTTTTACTTAAATTAAGTTTAACAGATACCTTGTTATTTTCTATCATAACAGATATAAAATCAACATAGTCACCTATTTCATAACCTCCAGTTTCACTATTTCCACTAGTATTTAATGTATTTATAAACAGTTTTTTATTGCTCTTATAACTTACTTCCTTATCTTTCATATTTCTATATTGATTTTTATATTTACACTTTATTGAATTAATTTTTATATAAGATGAAGTATCTCCTTTTATGATTTTTCCATTCAAATCACGTATACTTATAACTCCATCGCTATTTTCTATAACTTTATTAATTTGGTAACACATTTCTTCACCTTGTTCATATAATTCAACATTGTCTTCAATAGTTTTTTTATATTTATTACTAAAGAATAAAAAGGAATATAAGCTTAAGGAAATAGTTACTATAATAAATAGGGATATTATACTTTCTAAAAGCAAGTAACCTTTTCTAATTTTCATATATTCCCTCTTTGTATAGTACCCTTCCGCTTACTGGTACTATTGTAATATATTTATAATTATCACCTTTATTAATACTTATGGTTCCACCGCCATTTTTATATAGACCACTAGTATAAAAAGATACTAATGAATTATTCTGGCCTATTGGAAAATTTAAATTTACATTCTTAGGTAGATGCACTCTTTTATCTTCTTTTTTATTTTTATGTAAAATATAGGACCATTTGCTATCTTCATTTAAAAACCTTATATAAACATTTTGATTGTTTAGCATATTTTCTCTTCTTACATAACGTATATCTGAACATAATTCTCTTGCAAAAAAATCTATTTTATAATTATCACCTTCGTATTTCATAAAACCAATACTGGATAAGATGACTATTATACTTATTGTTGTTATAAGCTCAAGCGTGCTCACATTCCTTCTCGCTTCATATATTATTTCTCCTCGTAATTGTAAAACGTAATTAAATCACCTTCATTTATTTTAGTAAATTTATCCTCAGCATTTTCAATATTAGCTTCTATATTTGAATATTCTTCTTTAATATCTGATTCTTCTAATTTTTTCTCTGCTTTTCCAAACCAAGGATTTTTAATTTTAACGCTTATTAATGCATATTTATCATGATTATTAATTTTACTTTTGGTTGAAATTTTATAATGAATATATTCCTTTGTAGACAAGTTATCATCAAAAGCCATATCTATAGTTCTACTTGTAAGACCTGTATTTTCAATTTTCTTTACTTTATTTATAAATATGGCACTATTATTTTTAGTTAAATAATTATAAAATTCATCTTCTATTTCTGTGTTTTCCACAGTATACTTAACTTCTTTAAGCATATTACTATAAATAAGTTCAATAACTCCAAGATTCTCTTCCTTAAGCTTCTCAGTTTTATATTCTAACTCACTAATTCTGTTATTACTTAAAATCAATCTGGAACATGTAATAGAAATTAAGCTAATTATTGTAAATGTAATAACAGACATAATTAAAATTGAACCTTTACTCTTTCTTTGTAACATAAGTATTAAGTTCCATTTCTCTATTATTATCTGATACTTTAACTCTTAAATCATAACAATTATAATAACTAATTTGAGTAACCAAAGTTTTCACTTTAAAATTGTTAACCATTTGCTCTTTATTATATCCGTCTTTATTAGTACTCTTTTTTATTTTATTTCTTTCATCTTCTATTTTTTCCTTAGCTATATATAGCATCTGTCTATTATGATTATTTTTCTTAAGCAAAATAATATTATTATGCAATGTTGATGTGATTATAAATACTATCATACTAACAATAAATAAGCTTATTACACATTCTAAAGTTGTGAACCCTTTTCTTTTAATCCTCATCATCCTTCCTAAATTTTTACTTTAGTGAATTGAAATATATATTCTTTATTTCTTCAAGATCGTCCTCACTTGCTTTTATATTTTCCCATATTTCATAAGCTAATAATCCTTGATTAATTAACATATTAATGCCATAAACAACATTTAAATTCTTATTCTTCGCCCAAGACAATAATGCAGTTTCATGAGGCTTATATACAATATCACAAACTAGTAAATTTTTAGGTGGATTTATATTAACATCTATTGGACAGTCCTTAGATTCCATTCCTATAGGCGTAGTATTGATTAAAATATCAAAATTTTTCAAATCATTTTCTTCTACTGGATTTGTGTCATAGTCGGCTTTTGACAAGAAATTACTATTAATTAAGTTACAAATATTCTTCGCATTTTCTTCACTTCTATTTCTAATTTCAATATAAGAAACTTCTTTGTTAGCCAATTCTACTGCTATACTTCTACAAGCTCCTCCAGCTCCTAAAATAATTATTTTTTTATTTTTTAAATCATAACCTTCATCTGTTAAAGATTTTATAAATCCTATACCATCTGTGTTATAGCCTACTAACTCATTATTTACATTTTTTATTGTGTTTACAGCTCCTATAAGTAGTGCATTTTTGTCTACTTTATCTAGGTATGAGATTATATCTACTTTATAAGGAATTGTTACATTGCAACCTTTCATATTAAAAGTTTTTATACTTTGTGCTGCACTTTCCAAGTTATTTTTTTCTATTTCAAAACACATATAAATATTATTTTTTTTATATTTTTGTGATAAGAAATTATGTATGCTTGGTGAAAAGCTTTGACTTACTGGTTGTCCAAAAAGACCTATTAATTTTGTATTAGAATTTATATTCATAGTAGCTCCTTTATTATGTTTATTATCATATCTTTAGTAATTTATACTTCTTATTGTAACTATAAATCACATATTTTCTTATATTCATTATAGATAAAGTTTTCATCAATTACTTTAATAGTTTTTTCACCATCGTTAATATTTTTTTCAATATTAAGTTCCATTTCTATTAATATACAATCATCTTTATTAGTTTTCATGTCTACTTTTCCCTTATATTTGTTTACAATTAACTTTGCAATAGACATGCTTAAATTAAGAATTTTTTCTTCATAATTATCAAGATATTGCTCATAGTTATACCTTTTAAAATTTTCTATTGTAATTATTACTTTATCTACTTTAGTTTTTATATTAAAATCAATTGTACTTTTTATCCTAGAATTTTTTACTACCACAGACAATAAGGTAAGAATAGCTTTAGTCATATCATCTGGATCTAATTTCGTATATATTTCTTCTTCATCTGTATCAAATACTATATTAATGCCTTTATACTCAGTATACTTATTTAATTGAGTAACTATATCTTCACACAAAGATACTATATCGTAAATTTCATTGCTTTCATTATGGTTATCTTCTTCTAACTTAGATAGTTCCATAATTTTATTAATTAATGTGATCAAAACTTCCACATGTTTCTTCATAACTAATATAGAATTGGCAAACTCCCCATTAGGCTCTCTTTTTATAACATCTTTACAATTTCTTTCTATAAATTGATTACTACTATGAAGTAAGTTCGCCGGCGTTAATAGTTCATGTGACATATTAATAAAGAAATCGTCCTTATCCTTATTAATAATTTCACTTTCTAAAATTTCTTTTTTCATTGATTCTACTTTAATTTCTTCTGTAATATCTCTAATTATTAATACCATTTTAGTAGATTTATTAATATTAATAAGTACCACACTACTTTCAATATTAATTAATCCTCCGTATCCATCCTTTAGGGTTTTTCTTATATATTTAATATTTTCGTTTATATTACCAGAACTAATTGCTATGTCATTATATATTTCATCCAAGTCCATATTCTCTATATCTTGAATCTTAAATAATTCAAAGAAAGTATCATTTGCATACTCAAACTCTTTACTTTCATAATCTAGTACACATATGGCCTCTGGTATAGTATCTATTAAAGTTTTATATTGATTTGTACTCATTTCTAATTTATTAAGTAACTTTTTATAATTAGAAATATCCTTTATTTCAATTAAGCTAATTTCCTCATTATCCTCAATAAATTTTAACCTGTCTATAAATAACGAAATTTCTTTGCTGTCATCATCAATATAGTTAATTTCACCTTTTGTAGCACTATTTAGAATAATATTTTTAATATCACTATTATCTAAGTCTATATCTAATTTATAATTATTATAAATTATCTCTTTATTTTTCTCTAATATTATAGAGTATGGTATATTTTCAACTATCTTTTTATACTTTACATCATTTTCTTGTATCTTTAATGCCATTTTTTTTTCATATGTTATATCAGATAATATACAAATTACTTTTGAAGATTCATATTCTTCATATAAAGAAATTACACATTCAAAAATCCTACCATCTTTTATTGTTACTTCCGTAATTACACTTTTACTATAATATCTTGCATCTTCTATACTCTTTAAAAATTTTTCTTTTTCTATCATATTGTCATTTAAGAAATCATCTAGTTTTATTGCTGTATTATAGTCTCTATATGAACTAAACATAGTTTTAAAAACAACATCATTATTAATGATGTAATTATCTTCGTCAATTAATAGTGCACTTTTCTTAAACTGTCCTAGAAGAATATGCAAGTTTTTTTCTTTTAAATCATAGTCATCTTGCAGTATTTTATTAACTATTCTATAATTATTTAATCTTTCATCATATAATTTCATATTTATGGCACTTCTATTTAAATTACTTTCTGTTTTAGAATATTTGATGCTAGGCTGTTCAATATAAATTATATATGTTTTAAAGAATATAAGTGAAACAATTAATAAATCTAGAATTATATTGCTATATATAAGCCAGTTAATAATATGACTTTGAAGTACTAACATAAAATTAATAATATAATATAGTGAAATAGTCTGTATCACCTTAGGATATTTACTATAAAACAAGTATATATTTCCTATAATAAGACTTATAATCATAAAATTATTTAAATTATCAAGTATATTATTAAGGCTTAAATAAAATGAAAATATGCAAACCACATAATTTATAAAAAAAATAATTTTTCTATGTAAACTTATCTTTTCGTCATTAGATATAAGATAAAATAATATTAGTACTATTATATCTCCTACTAAAAACATGTAAAATAAATTATAATCATTAGAAATTATAATGTTTGCTGCTATTCTTTTTAAGTAATAGCACACTTTCATTGTTAGAATGGTTCCTATTAATACTAGTTGAATTATATTTTTTTTGCTCTTTCTAGTACCTATACTAGATAAAATAATAAAAAAAACACATAAGAATAAGGAAATCGTTAGTGTATTCAAATTTACAATAAAACCATTCATTTCTCCCCCTCCTATTTTTAAGCCTTAAGCCAGATATATATCAGAAAACTCTAAGTCAATAGATTCTCTATCTATTATAATATTTTCAAGTTTATGCTTATTCTCTTTAGTACTTTCCAAGTAATTACCTTTAAGTATTACTTCAAATTTACTTCCATATCCTATTTTACTGTTAACCTGAATCTTGGCGTGATGAACCAAAGCTAATTTTTTAACAAGATACAAGCCAACCCCTGTTCCTTCTGCTGTTCTAGATAAAGATCTATTAACTTGTTCAAAGTTTTCGAAAATAAAATCAAGCTTATTACTAGGTATTCCACTGCCGTTGTCTTTAATAGCTATTGTTATATCTTTTTTATCTACTTTTAATAATACTTTTATTTTCCCACCTTTTTCTGTAAATTTTATTGCATTAGACAATAAGTTAAGTATAATTTTTTCAATTTTTTCTTTATCCATAAAAATTAGAACTTCTCTTTTATTACTTTCAAATGTTATATCTAAGTTTTTAGGTTTTGTATATTCTCTACATAATTGTACAAGTTCCTCTAGATATTTTACTATATCATAAATTTTATAATCTCTATAATATATACCTGCCTCTATTTTACTTATTTCTTCTATGTTGTTTAACAGTCTCTTTAATCTGTAAGAATTTTGTTTAACTGTTTTAGTGTAGCTTCTTACTCCATCATAATTATATATATCTTTATTATTGTCTAAAAATTTATTGACTTCAAATATAGTGTTTATTGGTTTCTTTATAATAGAGGAAGCCCTTGTTAAAAATTCAGTTTTAAACTTATTTCTTTCTTTTATTATTTGAAGTTTATTATATACACTTTCTAGTTGTTGTTCAATTTCTAAATCTCTTACTATAACAAGTAGATTATCTTGTTTTGGTACTTGCTCTATAGCTATTGATATTTTTTTATTTTTTTCTTGATTCAT
Proteins encoded:
- the aroE gene encoding shikimate dehydrogenase, which codes for MNINSNTKLIGLFGQPVSQSFSPSIHNFLSQKYKKNNIYMCFEIEKNNLESAAQSIKTFNMKGCNVTIPYKVDIISYLDKVDKNALLIGAVNTIKNVNNELVGYNTDGIGFIKSLTDEGYDLKNKKIIILGAGGACRSIAVELANKEVSYIEIRNRSEENAKNICNLINSNFLSKADYDTNPVEENDLKNFDILINTTPIGMESKDCPIDVNINPPKNLLVCDIVYKPHETALLSWAKNKNLNVVYGINMLINQGLLAYEIWENIKASEDDLEEIKNIYFNSLK
- a CDS encoding PAS domain-containing protein; translated protein: MNGFIVNLNTLTISLFLCVFFIILSSIGTRKSKKNIIQLVLIGTILTMKVCYYLKRIAANIIISNDYNLFYMFLVGDIIVLILFYLISNDEKISLHRKIIFFINYVVCIFSFYLSLNNILDNLNNFMIISLIIGNIYLFYSKYPKVIQTISLYYIINFMLVLQSHIINWLIYSNIILDLLIVSLIFFKTYIIYIEQPSIKYSKTESNLNRSAINMKLYDERLNNYRIVNKILQDDYDLKEKNLHILLGQFKKSALLIDEDNYIINNDVVFKTMFSSYRDYNTAIKLDDFLNDNMIEKEKFLKSIEDARYYSKSVITEVTIKDGRIFECVISLYEEYESSKVICILSDITYEKKMALKIQENDVKYKKIVENIPYSIILEKNKEIIYNNYKLDIDLDNSDIKNIILNSATKGEINYIDDDSKEISLFIDRLKFIEDNEEISLIEIKDISNYKKLLNKLEMSTNQYKTLIDTIPEAICVLDYESKEFEYANDTFFELFKIQDIENMDLDEIYNDIAISSGNINENIKYIRKTLKDGYGGLINIESSVVLININKSTKMVLIIRDITEEIKVESMKKEILESEIINKDKDDFFINMSHELLTPANLLHSSNQFIERNCKDVIKREPNGEFANSILVMKKHVEVLITLINKIMELSKLEEDNHNESNEIYDIVSLCEDIVTQLNKYTEYKGINIVFDTDEEEIYTKLDPDDMTKAILTLLSVVVKNSRIKSTIDFNIKTKVDKVIITIENFKRYNYEQYLDNYEEKILNLSMSIAKLIVNKYKGKVDMKTNKDDCILIEMELNIEKNINDGEKTIKVIDENFIYNEYKKICDL
- a CDS encoding GspH/FimT family protein, producing MSTLELITTISIIVILSSIGFMKYEGDNYKIDFFARELCSDIRYVRRENMLNNQNVYIRFLNEDSKWSYILHKNKKEDKRVHLPKNVNLNFPIGQNNSLVSFYTSGLYKNGGGTISINKGDNYKYITIVPVSGRVLYKEGIYEN
- a CDS encoding TetR/AcrR family transcriptional regulator, translated to MRELKNIEEKILDRALYLFGKNGSLNVPIRTIAKEAEVNVSAINYYFRSKDEMIKNVQKFYIQNTILAYSKLDNEELSDEEKLILCANEIIEYALRYPGVLVMQREAAKSDEDEEISREIIDITESLNKKLDRVLKKVITTSESRFTYVKMVFLSSIIYPTSDFNTEDFKNELINDKEKRIEYIRYILNMLKNS